The genomic stretch CCTTGGCTGCCAAGAAAACCCCACCTGTTCTCAGTAGTGGTATTGCATATTCGAGCAATACAGGTAGGCGAGCAACCGCTCGCGAGGTCACACAATCAAAGGTCTCTCGATAGAGAGGATTACGAGCAAAGTCCTCGGCACGTGAATGGATCGTCTCAACCTCTTGTATATTTAACTCATTTAGCACGACATTCAGGAATTCAAGTCGTTTGGCCAGTGAATCAACAAGATATACCTTGAGCTGAGGTAACATGATTTTGATGGGCAGTCCTGGGAATCCGGCCCCGGTTCCAATATCTGCCATTTTATTGCCAGCTACTAAGGGTATCAAAGAAAGGGAATCTACAAAATGCTTGAGAATAATCTCTTCGGGATTCGTAATACTTGTTAAGTTGACTTTCTTATTCCACTCTACTAAACGATCTGCATAAACCGAGAACTGCTCTAGTTGATTGTCTGACAAGTGAAGATTCAACATTTCCATGGATAGTCGGCGGAGAAGATCTTTGTGCTCAGGTTGCATGAACTTGTCCTCCTCTGCGGCGCTGTTCCAAATAAACAAGCATAACCGAGATATCTGCCGGCGTGACTCCGGTAATTCGCGATGCTTGACCCATATTGGTGGGGGATACTTCCTTAAGTCGTTGTCTTCCTTCAGTGGATAAACCCTTTATTTGATCATAAACAATTTCCTCGGGGATTAATCGTTCTTCCATCTTCGCTAATCGTTCAATTTCCAATAGTTGTTTCTCTATATATCCTGTGTATTTAATCTCGATACCTGCCTCTAGTAGTGCCTCTTCCTCATACTCCGCTAATTGGGGTAGAAGTTGCTTCATCTCGTTGATTGTAATTTCCGGTCTCCTCATCAGTTCTTCAGCAGTTATACCACCATGAACCGGCGCAGAACCAGCTGCTTCTAAGGTCTCAATTAACTGTTCATTAAGAGGTGAAAAAGTTGTTTCTCTCCATAAGGCATGTATCTCACGAATCGAATCCTTCTTCTTCTGAAAGTTCTCCCAACGCTCGTCATTAACAAGCCCGATTTCTCTTCCCCGTGGTGTTAACCGAAGATCCGCGTTATCTTGGCGAAGAATCAATCGATATTCGGCCCGTGAAGTGAGAAGGCGATAAGGTTCTTTCACCCCTTTATTGACTAAG from Desulfitobacterium dichloroeliminans LMG P-21439 encodes the following:
- the rsmG gene encoding 16S rRNA (guanine(527)-N(7))-methyltransferase RsmG, translating into MQPEHKDLLRRLSMEMLNLHLSDNQLEQFSVYADRLVEWNKKVNLTSITNPEEIILKHFVDSLSLIPLVAGNKMADIGTGAGFPGLPIKIMLPQLKVYLVDSLAKRLEFLNVVLNELNIQEVETIHSRAEDFARNPLYRETFDCVTSRAVARLPVLLEYAIPLLRTGGVFLAAKGSQVDEEVIEAKKAAEILGAEIKEIRRFSLGEEAEHRAVVVIEKISPTPEAYPRKAGTPAKKPLI